In one window of Gossypium hirsutum isolate 1008001.06 chromosome A01, Gossypium_hirsutum_v2.1, whole genome shotgun sequence DNA:
- the LOC107938288 gene encoding protein trichome birefringence-like 41, translating into MGYRHGYQVSFCSIAFALIFLVSWLDQVELSEVDGGCDFFKGSWIEDDTYPLYNTSNCPFISKGFDCQANGRPDQFYLHYKWKPTACSLPRFNGEDFLRKMKGKKVLFIGDSISLNMWQSLLCMVHASVPLSKYTLMSKGNHSTFALPEYEISLEYSRNVYLVDLVKEKIGTVLKLDSIENGDYSWKGYDVLIFNTWHWWLHTTKGQNQPWDFIEWSGKILKDMDRLEAFKVGLTTWSKWVDSNVDRRTTQVLFQGISPTHYDGRQWNGSISATCKGETTPLNGTTYPGGLPPAVDVVKQVLKNMSKGVTLLDITTLSLLRKDGHPSVYSRKEGNDCSHWCLAGVPDSWNEILYALLTNAQGGTLV; encoded by the exons ATGGGGTACCGCCATGGATATCAAGTGAGCTTCTGCAGTATTGCTTTTGCATTGATTTTTCTGGTTTCATGGCTCGACCAAGTTGAGTTATCTGAAGTGGATGGCGGCTGTGATTTTTTCAAAGGGAGTTGGATAGAAGATGATACTTACCCTCTTTACAACACTTCCAATTGTCCCTTTATCTCTAAAGGGTTTGATTGTCAAGCTAATGGACGACCTGATCAATTCTACCTCCATTATAAATGGAAGCCTACTGCTTGTTCATTGCCAag ATTTAATGGTGAGGATTTCTTGAGGAAGATGAAAGGGAAAAAAGTTTTGTTTATTGGGGACTCAATAAGCTTGAATATGTGGCAATCACTGTTATGCATGGTTCATGCATCTGTGCCCCTATCCAAATACACTTTAATGAGCAAAGGCAACCATTCTACTTTTGCTTTACCG GAGTATGAAATATCGTTGGAGTATTCCCGCAATGTGTATCTTGTTGATCTCGTGAAAGAAAAGATAGGCACTGTATTAAAGTTGGATTCAATTGAAAATGGAGATTATTCATGGAAAGGATACGATGTCCTCATTTTCAATACATGGCATTGGTGGCTTCATACAACCAAAGGACAAAATCAACC ATGGGATTTCATTGAATGGAGCGGAAAGATATTGAAGGATATGGATAGATTGGAAGCTTTCAAAGTGGGACTAACTACTTGGTCCAAATGGGTTGATTCCAATGTTGACCGTCGCACGACACAAGTCCTTTTTCAAGGCATCTCTCCAACCCATTACGA TGGCAGGCAATGGAATGGTTCAATTTCAGCAACCTGTAAAGGCGAGACAACACCATTAAATGGAACAACGTATCCAGGAGGATTGCCACCAGCAGTGGACGTAGTGAAGCAAGTGTTGAAAAACATGTCGAAGGGGGTTACTTTGCTGGATATAACAACGCTTTCGTTGCTGAGGAAAGATGGGCATCCTTCTGTTTATTCCAGAAAAGAGGGAAACGATTGTAGCCACTGGTGTCTTGCTGGAGTTCCTGATTCTTGGAATGAAATACTGTATGCATTGCTTACAAATGCCCAGGGAGGGACGTTGGTGTAA